The Bacillaceae bacterium IKA-2 DNA window TTCGAGCGACATCCATAACGGTTTTCATATTGTCTGTCAAAATCGTTTTCGGAATTCCCCCAATTGCTTCAAAACTTTCCATTAAAAACGAAAATAACACGCTTTGTGATTTTGAAATCGAAAGATGATAGGTACGGAACCTTGAAAATGATAGTAAGAGTACACAAACGTTTACACTGACTATTTCTCCGTCTTTCGTCATGTAACGAATGTCTTCTTTCCAATCCAACTGTGCTTGTTCAGCGGGTGGTGTTTCGAAACGGATAATAGGTTTGATTGGCTTGCTTCCTTTATCTGAGTTAAAGTAGCTTTGAAACTCAGGCCTTTTTGAGATGTAAGAACGGAAGCTGGATTGAGCACAATCTAAACAATGATTATCCGTTAAATATTGCCAGAGAATTCTTTTGTAAAAAAATCGCTGTTTCGCTTCTGTTGAAAGAAGTAAAGAAATAGTCGTGTAATAGTCATCAATTTTAGATAAGCGTGTACGAGTTTCTTTAGGAATATTACCTTTCAGATATCTATCAATGGTTCTTCGATCTACACCCATTTCACGTGCTAACATGCTTTTATTAATTTTCATGTTTAGATTCTCCATTAGAATTTTTAATTTTGGTAAGTCTCTAAGACTATTTATTTCAAGATTGGTAGTTACGTCGACATGATAATGCATAATATTCACCTCAAGAATATTATGCAGGAATATCACCGAAACTGTACATCCTTAGACCATCATTTATGTACATTCTTATGTTAGCATTTATACGTGATAAACTGTTTTAATAAGTTTCCCTTTTACGGTGCTGTTATCATCGATTCTTACCATCTCTGGTCGGAGAATCCCTAAGCCGTTTTTCAAATTGTCCCCGGTTTGTGTGACTTGGAATTGAATTAATTTTTCTTCTGATGATTGAAAGATAGTCTGCTTGTCCTTTTGTTCAAATACCCCTTTAATAATGTTGGCGTGGCCAACGAAATTCGCGACAAATTCATTGGCTGGATACTGATAGACGTCGGCTGGACTGTCTAATTGTTGAACCACGCCATCTTTTAAGACTAGAACTCTATCTGAAATACTTAGGGCTTCCTCTTGATCATGTGTGACAAAAACAATTGTTAAGTTAAGCTCTTCTTTTAAACGGCGAATCTCATCTCTCATCGTCATTCGTAAGTTTGCGTCAAGATTAGAGAGGGGTTCATCTAATAGAAGCACCTTTGGCTTGAGGACAAGACAGCGAGCAATTGCTACCCTTTGTTGCTGTCCTCCACTTAATGCACTTGGTTTTCGATTCTCATAACCTTCTAATTGAACTTGTAAAAGAGCATCTTTTATTAATTCCGCTTTTTCTTGTTTCGATATCTTTAGTAGATTTAGTCCATATTCAATATTTTTATACACGGTCATATGTGGAAACAATGCATAGTTTTGAAATACCATCCCAGTCATTCTTTTTTCTGGGGGTAAATGATCTACAGATTCCCCATTAATAATGACCTCTCCTGATGTTTGCGGGTGGAACCCTCCGAGGACTCGTAATAAAGTTGTTTTCCCACTTCCGCTTGGACCGATAAAAGTGACGAGTTCTCCTTCTTCAATATCGATGGAAATGTTTTTTAATACGTCAACATCTCCAAATGATTTAACAATATTCTTAACTTGTAAGATTGCTTGATTACCCAAAACTAATTCCTCCTTAAACCGATAGCTTACTTCGTTTTTCAATGAATTTTAATAGTCCCATACAAGCGAGAACGATGAGAATTAAGATAAATGACATCGCGGATGCACGCCCTATTGCTGCTTGGTCTGCTAAATTTAGAATATAAGCAGCTGCTAAGTTATTACCAGGTGAAATCAAGAAAATCACCGAGCTAACTGATACCATCGCTGTCATAAATGTATAGACGAAACCAGCCATAAATGCTGGGGTGAGAAGCGGCACAACGACCCTCCAAATTGTACGGTATGGTCCTGCTCCAAGGTCTGATGAGGCTTCCTCCATAGATTTGTCAATTTGTTGAAGGTTACTTATTCCTGACTCTAAACCAACACCAATCTTGCGGAATGCCATATTTAAGACTAGTAATAATACCGTTCCTGTTAAAAATAGTGGTGGTCCATTAAAGATCAGAACGTAACCGATACCCATAACTGTTCCAGGGACGGCAAGCCCGAATAACGCTATAAATTCAAGGAATTTCTTTGCAGGAATATTTTTTCTCACTGAAAGGTATCCTTGTAAAATCCCTAATCCTGAAGCAATTAAAGCAGCAAAAAACGAAACAACGACACTATTCCATAAGAAGTTCCATCCTGATTGATCAGAAAAATGAGACAAAGTGAATGTATTATTGATTCCGATAATTTGCACAAATGCGCCTAGGATAACCATGATAAACATAAGCGAGATAAAAAGGACCATGAGTGTGCTGATTGAAAATACAAAACTTTTCACTTTACTATTCAATGGATTATTTTGTGCACTAGAGTTATTGGTTGATGCTGTTTCGTGATCTTTTAACAAGTATGTTTGAAATAAGAACACAAGTAAGCTTGGCATGATTAGAAACACGCCTAAAACGGCCGCCATTTCAAGGTTTTGTCGACCTGTTACAAGCAGGAAGGCATCTGATGCCAAGAATGATTCGCCACCACCGATTATAAGTGGGTTAGAGAAATCTGCTAAAGCCATAACAAAAACAATTAAACCTGCTTTCAAAATTGCTGTTCCTGCTAATGGGAGAGTTACAGATCGAATTGTTTTCATTTGACTTGCTCCAAGGTCTTGCGAGGCATTCTCCACGGTTGGATTTATCGACCTCAATGAACTCTCGATCATCATGTAAGCAACTGGAAAATAACCAAGGACTTGGGCAATAACAACACCCCAAAATCCGTAAATACTAATCTCTAAACCTGTAATACTATTAATCCAGTCTGTCACAACGCCCCTTCTACCGAACAAGATAATCAGAGCAAGCGAAAAAATAAATGGAGGCGCAACTAAAGGTAAAAGTCCAATTCCTCGATACACTTTTGAAAGCATGCTCTTTGACCTCGTTACATAGAGAGCGAACGGAATACTAATCATAATAATAATAGATGTTGAAATAAGACCTGCTGAAATACTGTTTATGAAAGCCCTAAAATAAGACGCGCTTTGGAAAAATTGTGCGTAATATTGAAAAGTTAATTCACCGGTTCCAACACCAAAGCTGCGCAAAAGTACAGCCAAGACAGGTGCTAATATAAATAATATAAGAAGGGCAGCTATGATGATAGCTGCCACTGCAAAACCGGGTTCAATTCTTGGTCGTGCTTTAGCTTTTATAGCTCCCCTTAGTGTGGACATTATAAAAATCCCTTCTATTGTTTAGTGGAATCAATTTCATAATACAAATTAACTAGCTACATAAAGCTCACGTAGTGGCGTAGAATCTGCATTATGAAATTCATTTAGTTAAATTTATTTTGAAATTCTTCCATAATACGTTCACGGTTTTCGGCTGCCCAAACGGCGTCATAATCAATAAAATTAGGATCAAAGTCCAGTTCTGCACTCATACCGGGTTTTGTAACCATAGATCGAAATTCTGAAGCAAGTCCCATTCCTTCATCGGAACCGATAAAGTCGATTACTTTTTTAGCTGCTTCTTTATTGTCAGCATCTTTGAAAATCCAAGCAACGTCTAAGTCAAAACCAACGCCTTCTTCAGGAATAACTGCGCTAATAGGATATCCTTCATCCATTCGATCAAAGACAGCTTGGTCCCACGTA harbors:
- the istA gene encoding IS21 family transposase, which translates into the protein MHYHVDVTTNLEINSLRDLPKLKILMENLNMKINKSMLAREMGVDRRTIDRYLKGNIPKETRTRLSKIDDYYTTISLLLSTEAKQRFFYKRILWQYLTDNHCLDCAQSSFRSYISKRPEFQSYFNSDKGSKPIKPIIRFETPPAEQAQLDWKEDIRYMTKDGEIVSVNVCVLLLSFSRFRTYHLSISKSQSVLFSFLMESFEAIGGIPKTILTDNMKTVMDVARTEYKKGVVNERFDQFSKDCGFEVKPCIAGRPRTKAKVEAPMKLIDEIHAYQGKFNYEELHQFVQKLCNRINNSYHQGTGKIPILALEKEKDHLVPLPRKQLRDLYKINHTLVKVNTSNMISYKSNQYSVPAGYKGKTVGLQVYDDHIYMYYNTVLIVEHRISQTKINYKQEHYLDALSKGLPRTVNIDELAKKNLEAIDEVYRNE
- a CDS encoding ABC transporter ATP-binding protein; this encodes MGNQAILQVKNIVKSFGDVDVLKNISIDIEEGELVTFIGPSGSGKTTLLRVLGGFHPQTSGEVIINGESVDHLPPEKRMTGMVFQNYALFPHMTVYKNIEYGLNLLKISKQEKAELIKDALLQVQLEGYENRKPSALSGGQQQRVAIARCLVLKPKVLLLDEPLSNLDANLRMTMRDEIRRLKEELNLTIVFVTHDQEEALSISDRVLVLKDGVVQQLDSPADVYQYPANEFVANFVGHANIIKGVFEQKDKQTIFQSSEEKLIQFQVTQTGDNLKNGLGILRPEMVRIDDNSTVKGKLIKTVYHV
- a CDS encoding iron ABC transporter permease yields the protein MSTLRGAIKAKARPRIEPGFAVAAIIIAALLILFILAPVLAVLLRSFGVGTGELTFQYYAQFFQSASYFRAFINSISAGLISTSIIIMISIPFALYVTRSKSMLSKVYRGIGLLPLVAPPFIFSLALIILFGRRGVVTDWINSITGLEISIYGFWGVVIAQVLGYFPVAYMMIESSLRSINPTVENASQDLGASQMKTIRSVTLPLAGTAILKAGLIVFVMALADFSNPLIIGGGESFLASDAFLLVTGRQNLEMAAVLGVFLIMPSLLVFLFQTYLLKDHETASTNNSSAQNNPLNSKVKSFVFSISTLMVLFISLMFIMVILGAFVQIIGINNTFTLSHFSDQSGWNFLWNSVVVSFFAALIASGLGILQGYLSVRKNIPAKKFLEFIALFGLAVPGTVMGIGYVLIFNGPPLFLTGTVLLLVLNMAFRKIGVGLESGISNLQQIDKSMEEASSDLGAGPYRTIWRVVVPLLTPAFMAGFVYTFMTAMVSVSSVIFLISPGNNLAAAYILNLADQAAIGRASAMSFILILIVLACMGLLKFIEKRSKLSV